Below is a genomic region from Streptomyces sp. NBC_00461.
GCGCGGGTGTCAGGACGCCTGGCGCTCGGGTCCCTGGTGGATCTCCACGCCTCCCGAGTCGCCGAAGGTCAGGCGGCAGGTGTCCGCCCTGTAGGTGGCGACGGAGAGGGCCGCGGTGCGGCCGTCGGCGAGGAAGCGGGTGGTGACGACGAGCACGGGCGCCCCCGGCAGCCGGTCCAGTTCCTTGGCGTCGTCCGCGCGGGCGGAGCCGAGCTCCACGGAGCTGTCCTGCCCCTCCAGCTCCAGCCGGTGCAGCTCGCGCAGCACCGCACGCGCGCGTGCCGGTCCGGACGGCGCGTCTATGGCGGAGAGGTCGGGCACCGACGACGCCGGGATGTAGAGCAGCTCCGCGGCGACGGGCTGGCCGTTTGACACACGGGAGCGGCGCACCGTGTACACGGTCTCGTCCGGGCCCGTCTCCAGCGCGGCGGCGACGGCCGCGGGCGGGGCCGCCGCCGTGCAGTCGGCGGCCTGCCACACGTCCCCGGCCGCTCCCGGCCAGGCGTGCTGCTCCGTGCCGACAGCGACGCCCACGCGCGGCGGGGCGACGGTCGTGCCGACACCGCGTCGGCGCTGCAGCCTGCCTTCCAGTTCGAGCTGCTCCAGTGCCTGGCGGAGCGTGGCGCGGGCGACGCCGAAGCGGGCGGCCAGGTCGCGCTCGTTCGGCAGGATCTCGCCCACGGAGAACTCGGAGTCCAATGCCTCACTGAGCACGGTCTTGAGATGCCAGTACTTCGGTTCCGGCACCGATTCCAGCTGCGTGGTCCCCACCCTGTCCTCCGCAATCGCCGTGGTCCGGCGGCGTTTTAGCGCCCTTGTTTATTAAAGGTTGTTGCACTTATCTGCGACCATAGGGCGGCCCAAACCCTTGGTCAAGACCAATCCTCGATCCCGTCCGCGCGGCGCGGGGCACCTGCCGCACAGCGTTCACACGGCGTTCGTACGGGCCCGTCCGCGCCGCCTAGACCTCGGCCAGCGACAGCAGCTTGTCGGGGTTGCGCATGATGTAGACGGCCTGGATGCGCCCCTCGAAGACGTCCACCTGGAAGACGCTGTCGGGTTTGCCCGCCGAGAGGATGACGACCGCGAGGCCGCCGTTGATCTCCATGAAGCGGAAGGACAGGTCCGCCACGCCCTTCTGGGCGACCCCGACGAGGAAACGGCCCACCTTGTCGGCGCTCTCCAGGACCCGCAGCGGCGCCCGGGACTTGCCGCCGCTGTCGCCCACCAGGCGCACATCGGGCGCGAGCAGCGCCATGAGACCTTCCAGATCGCCTTCCCCGGCGGCGGCGAGGAACCGCTCGGTCAGCTCACGACGCCGGCCGGGGTCGACCTCGTAGCGCGGCCGGCGCTCCTCGACGTGCCTGCGGGCCCGCCCGGCCAGCTGGCGCACGGCCGGCTCGCCGCGCTCCAGCATGGCGGCGATGTCCGCGTAGGGGTAGCCGAAGGCCTCTCTGAGCACGAACACGGCCCGCTCCAGCGGCGACAGCGACTCCAGGACGACGAGGACGGCCAGGGAGACGGAGTCGGCGAGCACGGCCCGCTCGGCGGTGTCCGGGACGGTGTCCCCGAAGTCGGTCACGTACGGCTCGGGCAGCCAGGGCCCGACGTACGCCTCGTTGCGCGCCTTGACCTGGCGCAGCCGGTCGATGGCGAGGCGGGTGGTGATGCGCACCAGATAGCCGCGCGGTTCCCGCACCTCGGCGCGGTCGGCGCCGGACCAGCGCAGCCACGCCTCCTGGACGACGTCCTCCGCGTCGGCCACCCGCCCGAGCATGCGGTAGGCGACGCCCATGAGGACGGGGCGGTGGTCTTCGAAGACGTCGGTTCCGGTGTCCGTGGTCACGGCACCATCCCATGCGACGCGTCCGGACATGTCCAGGAGAAATCCATGTGTCCCGGAGCAGAATGACCCGCGGGCCGTCGGGGGTCGGCGGCCGGAGTTGCGGAGGTGGCCATGCGGTACGGGGTTCTGGGCACGGGCGAGGTCGGCCGTACGCTCGGCGGAAAGCTTGCGGAGCTGGGCCACGAGGTGACTCTGGGTTCCCGCTCGAAGGACAACCCCACCGCCCTGGAGTGGGCGCGCGGCGCCGGCGCGGGAGCACAGGCCGGCACGTTCGCGGAGGCGGCCTCGTCCGCCGAGGTGGTCGTGGTCGCCGTCGGGGGCCGGGTGGCGCTCACGGCTCTGGAGGCGGCGGGGGCGGAGAACCTCGACGGGAAGGTCGTCGTCGACGTCTCCAACCCGATGGCGTTCGAGGACGGGGAGCTGAGGCTGTCGCCCGTCGAGTCGGACAGCGTGGGCGAGCAGATCCAGCGCGCGTTCCCGCACGCGCGTGTGGTGAAGACCCTCAACACCGTCAACTCCAACGTGATGGTGGATCCCTCGCTGGTGCCGGGCGAACACCAGATCTTCGTGTGCGGTACGGACGCGAGCGCCAAGGAGCAGGTCATCGGTCTCCTCGGGGAGTTCGGGTGGCCGCCGCACCGGGTGCTCGACCTGGGTGGCATCCGGTCGGCGCGGAGCGTGGAGATGCTGCTGCCGTTGTGGCTCGACCTCTTCCGGAATCTCGGGCACGCGGAGTTCAACATCGAGGTGCGCAGGGGGCATTGAGAGGTTTTCATCCTGTTTTCGCAGTTCACGGGGCTGGTGTGGCCCTGAGTTGACGTGCTCGTGCCGGTCAGGAGCGTGATCGTTCCGGGGAGATCGTCGGTCACCTCTGGATCTCGGTGTTCGCGAGGACGAGGAGGGCCCGCAGGAGGGTGGTCGCGTGGCGGGCGTGCATGCGGACCTTGGTGAGGCAGCGCCAGGTCTTGAGGTTGGCGAAGCCGTGCTCGCCGACGGCGCGTTCGCGGCTGAGCAGACGGTTCGCCTCCTTCTCCCCCTCGGTGAGCTTGTGGTTCCGGGTGGCTTTGCGGCCGGTGATGATCGCGGGGTGGTCGTCGGGGTCGTCGTCCAGGCCGACGAAGCCGAGGTCGGCCAGGGCGCCGAGGCCGGCCTCGCGCAGCTCGGTGAGCTTGTCGTGGCGGGCGGTGGTGATCTCGCTGGACCGGCCGGGGCCGGGCTGAGGAGATCCAGATCAGGTCGTCCTGCTGGACGGCACCCTGATCCGCACCCGCCGCCGCACCGGGACGGACAACCGCAAGAACTACAGCGGGAAACATAAGGCCCATGGCCTGCTGTTTCTCGCGCTGACCGACGAGAAGGGCAGAGGAGCCGGTATGCCTTGGCCGTCATCGTCGGCAGCAGCTGCCCGCAGGCGCACGGATGACGGGCCGTTCCGTCCGGTGCCCCGTACGCGGAGACGGGGCGCCGAACGGAACTACGCCGTCCGGGAGGTGGGCACCGCTCAGGAGGTGAGCAGCGAGAGGTTCACCGTGTTGGCCATGGCCTGCATGCCCGCGCTGTTGGGGTGCAGATGGTCGCCGCTGTCGTAGGCGGGGAGCAGCTGCGCCGGGTTGGCCGGGTCCCGGAGCGCCGCGTCGAAGTCGATCACCGCGTCGAACGCGCCGCTGGTCCGGATCCACTGGTTGACCTGGGCGCGGATGGCGGCCTTGGCTGCGGTCTGCGTGGAGTTCGGCAGGATGGTCCCACCGATGATCCGGACGCCTGCCTGGCGCGCCTGGTTGATCATGGTCTGGTAGCCGGCGATGATCTGGTCGGCGGTGACGCTGGTTTGGTTGATGTCGTTGATGCCCTCCAGCAGGATGGCGTCCTTCACGCCCGGCTGGGTCAGGACGTCGTGGGAGAACCGGGTGACGGCCGCGATGCCCTGCTGCGCGGACGGGCTGTCGGTGACCACCCGGTTGCCGCCGATGCCCGCATCGGCCACGCCGAGGCGCTGGCCGCCGGACTGGGCCTGCAGCCGCCGGGCGAGGTAGTCGGGCCAGCGCTGGTTGGCGTTGTCGGTGGCGATGGAGCCGTCGGTGATGGAGTCGCCGATGGCCACGACGGTTCCCTTGGCCGTGGGTGACACGACGTCGAGTCCGGCGACGTAGAACCAGTGGTTCGTGGTGGTGGTGAAGTTCGTCGCGGCCGCCTCGGCGGCGTGGTTGCCGGTGCCCGCGGCGGACAGGTACGAGGTCTGGTGGGCGTCGTAGTGGTAGGTGGAGGCGCCGGTGGTGCCCGGGAGGTAGACGCTCACCAGCAGGTTCTGCTCCGCGGCGACCGGCATCGGTATGACGTCGCTGGTCAGTTCCTGCCCGGCGGGGATGGTCGGCGTGGCCGACCGGCCGAAGGTGACGGTGTGTGTGGTGCCCGCGACCGCGGTGGCGCCGCTGGACTGGACGGCCACGGTGACGGCCCCGACCGAGAGGGCGGTCGTGCTGCGCAGGTTGGACAGTCGGATGCGCAGTCCCGCGCCGGAGGTGTTGTTGTGGACGACCATCCGGATGGTCTGCGAGGTGAAGGTCTGGCCGCCGCTGACCATGCTCGGGCCCCAGGTCGCCGAGCGTGGGCGCTCGGTCAGGCTCCACTGCTGGTTGGTGGTGTTCTTGCAGGTCCACTGGATGATCGCGTGGTCCTCCGCGGTGGAGCCGTCGGAGACGTCCAGGCACAGGCCGCTGCGGGCGGAGACGATCGCCGAACCGCTGAAGGTCCAGTTCTGGTTGCCGGCGCCGGTGCAGGGCCACTGGATGATCGCGGCCCCCGCGTTCGTGGAGCCGTTCTGGACGTCCATGCACTTGCCGCTGTTGATGTTGACCAGCGAGAAGGTGCCGTCGCCGTGGTCGACCGCCTCCCACAGCTGGCCGGGGCCGCCGGAGGCGGTCTTCTGCACGACCGTCGCTGCGTTGGCCAGGGAGTCCGACAGCACGGCGGCGTTCTTGCCGCTGTTGGCCGCCGTCAGCGCGTAGACGTGGCCGCCCTGCGGCGCGCCCGCGGCCGAGGCCTCTCCCGCCGGGACGAGCGCGAGTCCTGCGGCGGCCAGACAGGCGGCGGATGCCGTGGCCGTGAGTCTGGCGGTGAGTCTTCGGGAGGTGTGCATGTGCGGCCCTTCTTTGCTGGGTGGGGACGTGCGGCTCTTCCGCGTGGGGACGTGCGCGTCTTCTTCGTGGAGACGTGCGCGCCGGAGGGACCCCGGCCCACAGCGGCCACGCAGGAGGCACGTCGTGGCCCTGTGGCCCGGGAAGAGGTACGGGCGGCGCGGCGATGACGGGTGGTCAGGAGGTGGGCTGGAACGTCCACAGCAGGTTGTTGTTGGTCACCCAGGTCCACTGCTTGGTCACGGATCCGGAGGGGACCTGTCCGCCGCCGTCGAGGACGAGTCCGGTGGTGCGGTTGGCGATCGAGTACTGGCCGTTGCCGCGGTCGGTTACCTTCCACTGCTGGTGGGGGCCGCCGTTCCAGGCCGCTTGCTGGGCTGGAGCGCCGTCGCTGGTCGAGCCCCAGCCGTCGGCGACCATGCCGTTGGCGCGGTTGACCAGCCTGTAGTAGCCGTCGCCGAGGTCTACGGCCTGCCACTGGAGGTTGGGGCTGTCGACCGGGGTCCACTGCTTGAGGTTCGAGCCGCTGGCGACGTTGCCGCCGCTGTCCAGGGCCAGACCGTCGGTGACGTTGATCAGACGGAAGTACGTGGCCGGATTGAAGGTGACCTTCAGCGAGACGATGGCGTCGTTGTTGCCGGTCACCCGCAGGTCGGGATTGTCCGCGGTGAACGTCCAGGCCGTGCCGGTGAAGTTGTCGCCGGAGTAGCCCGTCACCCGGTAGCCCTGGGGCACCCTCAGCGAGGAGATGGTCGCGGACCCCACCCCCGCGGCCGACAGCTGGGAGGAGGTGTAGCTGCCCAGCGTCAGGACGGCGCTCGCCGAGGAGTAACTCACGTCCTGGAACACGGTCACCCGGGCTCCGCCGGCGGCCGTGGGGACGCCGCTGACCTCGACGCAGACCACGGAGTCATTGGCGTCCGGGGCGGTAGCCGGCACGGTGACGCTGATCTGGCCGCCGCTGACGGTGTAGGTGAGCGAGGCCGAGGGGTTGTTCATCAGGTAGACGCGGCTGATCGTGTTGGTGATCGCCGGGATCTGCAGCACGCCGCCCGCGGGCCAGGTGAAGACGTGGGCGAACAGCTTGCCGTCCTTCTTGGTGGCCCTCCCCCAAGTGGGGTCGGTGGTGAAGGGGCTTGCCGTGGCTCCGTGCACGCTGTCGCCGTACGTCGCCATCCAGGAGGCCAGGCCGCGCAGGATGGTCACGGATCCGGCGGTGACCGAGCCGTCGCCCTTGGGGCCGATGTTCAGCAGGAAGTTGCCGTCCCGCGAGACGCAGGTGACGAGCTCCTGAACGAAATCCTTGACGGGGCGGTAGGAGTTCTCTCGGCCCGCCTGGTAGCCCCAGGCACCGTTCATCGTGTCGCATCTCTCCCACTGGCGCTCCAGCGGCGCGTTGGGGACACCGAACTCCGCGACCGTGTAGTCGCCCAGACCGAGGTCCCGCTTGACCCGTTCGTTGACGACGAGTCCGGGCTTGCGGGCGATCAGCCAGTTGTAGAGGTCGACACCGTCCGACCGCAGCCACCAGTCCTGGAGGGTGGGGCTGGAGGGTTCGCCGAACCAGTCGCCGTCGAACCACAGGAGCGCCGGGTCGTAGCGGTCCAGCAGCTCCTGCAGTTGGGCTTTCATGTCCGCGATATAACCTGTGCGGGCAGCCTGCGATGCCATCGTGGTGACACCGCCGCTTCGGATGGTCTGGGAGGGGTGGTTCCAGTCCAGGATCGAGTAGTAGAGCCCGAATTTGACGCCTCGTGCCTCGCACTCGGTCTTGAGCGCCGCCAGCAGATCACCCTGGACACCGGCGTAGTCGTGCAGGTTGTACAGCTTGGTGCCGGTGGTGTCGGTGAAGCTGGGGACGTTGGAGTCCCACATGGCGAAGCCTTCATGGTGTTTGGCAGTGATGACCAGGTACTTCATGCCGGCGTCCGCCGCCAGTTGGGCGATGGTTGCCGCGTTGAACGCGGTGGGGTTGAAGTGCGCGGACACCTGGGTCTGGTAGTTGGCCTTGGACCAGCTCTCGGAGCTGAAGGCCCACTCGCCGTGGCCGAGGTAGGAGTAGGACCCGAAGTGGATGAACATCCCGAACCGGGCCTGGTACCACCAGTCCATCTTCGAGGGGACCGAGTACGCCTCGGCGGCGGTGGGCCACAGGGCCTGCGGCAGCCCGAAGGCCACGGTGCCGCCGGCGAGGGCGGCGGCCTTGATGAGGGAGCGCCTGCTGAGGGGAGCGGAGGTCATGTGCGGCTCCAGAAGGGGTGAAGGACACGGGGCGTGTCGACAGTCGTTTGTCCGTGACTCAGCCCGGACGGCGGGGAACGGCGGCTCGTGTCCGCTCAGGCCACATCCTTCTCGGACATCGGATGTATTAAGGGCTACGCCCTCACGTCTTGTCTAGAGCTAAGGACAGAAATAAGAAAGCTCCACGTCACTGCCCCATGATCAGGTCAACGCGCAAGAATAGATCGGATCTATCACGGTCGATGCGTGGAAACTGCACACGGCTTCGCAGCGCGGCCACCTGACCGCACTGCGAAACCGTGATGTCCGGACCCGCTCCAGCTCGATGTCGCTGGTCGCCGAGGGGCCTGAGATGAGTGTCAGCGGCCGCGACGGGTCGAGGCGGCGGAGCGCATCGGGCACGTCGGGTGTGATCTGATCGGCCCGGACCAGGCAGATGTGCTGGGCCGGGAGCAGCGTCAGTGCCCGCCGTCCCTGGCCCCGACCGTGGTCGAGGACCACGGTGCCGGTGACGGCGATGGCCGCGGCGACCGTGGTGACGACGGCGTCCGCCGAGTCGAGCTGTCCGACGGTCAGCGGCGGGACGTCCGCCGGCAGCGACCAGGGGCCGTCCGGGACCAGGCCTTCGGGGAGTCCTACGGCACCACGAGGGAACGTGCTCCGGTACAGCGCAGAGCGCGGCCCACGGCCGCCGCGGCACCGGCTGCCGGAACACGGACCACTGTGGCGCGGTACTCGGCGGCACGCTCGGCGAACAGCCCCACGACGTCCTCTCCCGCGTGGTCGGCGCGGCGACCACGCGGACGTGGCAGATCGTCGGGGCGCTCGGAGCCGGGAACACCGGACAGGGCTGCCCGAACCGCGCTCAGGACGGTCTCGCGGCCGTTCATCGACATTCCTTGCCTCCCGCCGTCGTACGGCTGTCTTCTCTCACACGTGGTCTCGTACGGCGCCACCAGGCGCGCAGTGACTCCCGGGGTGGGGCCGGCGTGTCACGGGTGGCGGACCAGCGGGCCTGGCAGGGCGCCGATCCGGCCGTTGCGGGCCACCAGCCGTGCTCTCAGGGCGGCGACCCTTTGTGCCGCCGCCAGCCGCCCGGGAGAGGACAGGACGGCGCCCGCGGCTTTCATGGCGAGCGCCTCGGTGGTGGGCAGCAGCCGCGCACGGCGTTTGGCCTCCACCGCCTCTGCCCGTAGGTGGACCAGCACCTCCGGGATGTCGATCTTCACGGGGCGGGCGTCGTAGCAGGCGCCGCAGAGCAGCGAGGCCGCGTTCTCGACGCCGACCAGCTGCGGGGTGAGCACGGCGCCGATTGGGCCGGGATAGACGGAGCCGTAGGCGTGGCCGCCGGTGCGCTCGTAGACCGGGCAGACGTTCAGGCAAGCGGAGCAGCGAATACAGGACAGCGCCCGGCGCCCGACCTCGTCGGCGAGGGGCGCGGTGCGGCCGTTGTCGAGGAGGATCAGATGGAAGGTCTGCGGGCCGTCGCCCTCGGTGACGCCCGTCCACAGCGAGGTGTACGGATTCATCCGCTCTCCCGTGGACGAGCGCGGCAGGAGCTGGACGAAGACATCGAGGTCGGCGAAGGACGGAAGCACCTTCTCGATGCCCATGAAGGTGATCAGCGTGTCCGGCAGGGTCAGGCACATCCGCCCGTTGCCCTCCGACTCCACGACCACGACCGTTCCGGTGTCGGCCGCCGCGAAGTTGGCGCCGGAGACGGCGACCTTGGCGCGCAGGAACTTCTCCCGCAGATGGAGCCGGGCCGCCTCGGCGAGGTCACGGGGGTCGTCGGTGAGTTCGTCGGGAGCCGGCCTGCCCCACTTCCTCATCTCCCGCCGGAAGATCTCCCGGATCTCGGAGCGGCCCCGGTGGATGGCGGGCACGAGGATGTGCGACGGGCGGTCGCCGTCCAGCTGCACGATGAGTTCCGCGAGATCGGTCTCGTACGCGCGGATACCCGCGTCCGCCAGCGCCTCGTTGAGACCGATCTCCTGGGTCGCCATCGACTTGACCTTGACGACCTCGTCCTCGCCGGTCTGCTTCACGAGAGATGGTGGTCGAGGTGGCGCAGGGTGTGACGTTTGACCGCGGCGGCCCTCTCCCGCAGTTCCTCCCAGTCCTCCAGTTCGGAGGTGACCGCCAGCCGCTTGTCCCGGATGGTGCCCGTCGCCCGGCGCAGGTTCGCCCGCAGCCGGGTGTCGGCGAGCGCGGTGCGCGCCGCCTCGGGGAAGGCCGGGGTGCCCAGCCATACGACGTTGTCGGCGCCGCTCACCGTACGTCACCTTCCGTGCGGGCCAGCAACGGCTTGCGTTGGAAGGACGGGCTGAGCTGCTTCGCAAGGAACTGTCCGGAATCGAGTCGCAGTTGGCCCGGCTGGAGGCCGCCGAGGTGGTGTTCGGGTCGGCTTCCGGTGTCGAAGCGGACCCTCGATCTCGTCGGCGGCCTGATACGCCAGGAACGCAACCGGCTGAACACCCGCTGGCGCAAGGTCAGTTCCGGCACCCAGGCCGTCATCGTGCTCGCGGTGCTCCGCCACGACCAGC
It encodes:
- a CDS encoding GntR family transcriptional regulator, yielding MGTTQLESVPEPKYWHLKTVLSEALDSEFSVGEILPNERDLAARFGVARATLRQALEQLELEGRLQRRRGVGTTVAPPRVGVAVGTEQHAWPGAAGDVWQAADCTAAAPPAAVAAALETGPDETVYTVRRSRVSNGQPVAAELLYIPASSVPDLSAIDAPSGPARARAVLRELHRLELEGQDSSVELGSARADDAKELDRLPGAPVLVVTTRFLADGRTAALSVATYRADTCRLTFGDSGGVEIHQGPERQAS
- a CDS encoding RNA polymerase sigma-70 factor, with the protein product MTTDTGTDVFEDHRPVLMGVAYRMLGRVADAEDVVQEAWLRWSGADRAEVREPRGYLVRITTRLAIDRLRQVKARNEAYVGPWLPEPYVTDFGDTVPDTAERAVLADSVSLAVLVVLESLSPLERAVFVLREAFGYPYADIAAMLERGEPAVRQLAGRARRHVEERRPRYEVDPGRRRELTERFLAAAGEGDLEGLMALLAPDVRLVGDSGGKSRAPLRVLESADKVGRFLVGVAQKGVADLSFRFMEINGGLAVVILSAGKPDSVFQVDVFEGRIQAVYIMRNPDKLLSLAEV
- a CDS encoding NADPH-dependent F420 reductase, with product MRYGVLGTGEVGRTLGGKLAELGHEVTLGSRSKDNPTALEWARGAGAGAQAGTFAEAASSAEVVVVAVGGRVALTALEAAGAENLDGKVVVDVSNPMAFEDGELRLSPVESDSVGEQIQRAFPHARVVKTLNTVNSNVMVDPSLVPGEHQIFVCGTDASAKEQVIGLLGEFGWPPHRVLDLGGIRSARSVEMLLPLWLDLFRNLGHAEFNIEVRRGH
- a CDS encoding transposase family protein; its protein translation is MTTARHDKLTELREAGLGALADLGFVGLDDDPDDHPAIITGRKATRNHKLTEGEKEANRLLSRERAVGEHGFANLKTWRCLTKVRMHARHATTLLRALLVLANTEIQR
- a CDS encoding GDSL-type esterase/lipase family protein, whose protein sequence is MHTSRRLTARLTATASAACLAAAGLALVPAGEASAAGAPQGGHVYALTAANSGKNAAVLSDSLANAATVVQKTASGGPGQLWEAVDHGDGTFSLVNINSGKCMDVQNGSTNAGAAIIQWPCTGAGNQNWTFSGSAIVSARSGLCLDVSDGSTAEDHAIIQWTCKNTTNQQWSLTERPRSATWGPSMVSGGQTFTSQTIRMVVHNNTSGAGLRIRLSNLRSTTALSVGAVTVAVQSSGATAVAGTTHTVTFGRSATPTIPAGQELTSDVIPMPVAAEQNLLVSVYLPGTTGASTYHYDAHQTSYLSAAGTGNHAAEAAATNFTTTTNHWFYVAGLDVVSPTAKGTVVAIGDSITDGSIATDNANQRWPDYLARRLQAQSGGQRLGVADAGIGGNRVVTDSPSAQQGIAAVTRFSHDVLTQPGVKDAILLEGINDINQTSVTADQIIAGYQTMINQARQAGVRIIGGTILPNSTQTAAKAAIRAQVNQWIRTSGAFDAVIDFDAALRDPANPAQLLPAYDSGDHLHPNSAGMQAMANTVNLSLLTS
- a CDS encoding alpha-L-fucosidase; the encoded protein is MTSAPLSRRSLIKAAALAGGTVAFGLPQALWPTAAEAYSVPSKMDWWYQARFGMFIHFGSYSYLGHGEWAFSSESWSKANYQTQVSAHFNPTAFNAATIAQLAADAGMKYLVITAKHHEGFAMWDSNVPSFTDTTGTKLYNLHDYAGVQGDLLAALKTECEARGVKFGLYYSILDWNHPSQTIRSGGVTTMASQAARTGYIADMKAQLQELLDRYDPALLWFDGDWFGEPSSPTLQDWWLRSDGVDLYNWLIARKPGLVVNERVKRDLGLGDYTVAEFGVPNAPLERQWERCDTMNGAWGYQAGRENSYRPVKDFVQELVTCVSRDGNFLLNIGPKGDGSVTAGSVTILRGLASWMATYGDSVHGATASPFTTDPTWGRATKKDGKLFAHVFTWPAGGVLQIPAITNTISRVYLMNNPSASLTYTVSGGQISVTVPATAPDANDSVVCVEVSGVPTAAGGARVTVFQDVSYSSASAVLTLGSYTSSQLSAAGVGSATISSLRVPQGYRVTGYSGDNFTGTAWTFTADNPDLRVTGNNDAIVSLKVTFNPATYFRLINVTDGLALDSGGNVASGSNLKQWTPVDSPNLQWQAVDLGDGYYRLVNRANGMVADGWGSTSDGAPAQQAAWNGGPHQQWKVTDRGNGQYSIANRTTGLVLDGGGQVPSGSVTKQWTWVTNNNLLWTFQPTS
- a CDS encoding LUD domain-containing protein, which codes for MVLDHGRGQGRRALTLLPAQHICLVRADQITPDVPDALRRLDPSRPLTLISGPSATSDIELERVRTSRFRSAVRWPRCEAVCSFHASTVIDPIYSCALT